DNA from Fusarium falciforme chromosome 7, complete sequence:
TACGGGAACATCTGGAAAACTTTCTAGAATTTTGAATCCTTTCTTGCAAGCCACTACCCATCATCTACTTCCGAGCTCGAGTGCGCGAGATCAGCTTTCACTGGTAGAGTCAAATGGGTATGACCTGAATCGCTTTCGGTGGGCAAATTCTAAGACTTGTGTACAGTGTTCTTTCAGTGCTTGGCGAGCTCTCTCCAACGACCGCATACTTCTTCCAGGGGCAACACTCGGATGCTTCCTTGATGGACAAATGCTTCAAAGAGTTAAACCTCCCTCATCGAGTGGCTGTCACGGGCCAGAAACCGGACACATTGATACAGAGCCTCTTGAAGGAACCAGATACTGCTAGTGTAGTATTCGGCCAGTTTTCTGACCTCTCGCATCTGGCTACTCAGGGTTTTGACCTCACACATAGTGGCCTGGTGGATACGGTGGTTGTCGGAGATGGCCAAATGATTGGCCATAACTCCCAGGCAAATGGTCTGAACGCTGTTCTACTTCAAGAGAACACTCCTTCGGCATTTGCAGACCGAGAATTTCTCGTTATGAGCAATTCATGGGACGAGGCGAGAACCATCATCTCAGTCCTGTTGTCTTTGAATTGCAGCAAAGTTTGGACGCTCGGATTCGCTGCCCCAAACATCAACGACAAGTTATCGTCACTAAACATCAAGGTTCTAAGTGATTCCTTCAACCCTGCAGGAATCTTTTGCATGTCACCAAGCCATGACAGGACCATTCTTGCTGCACTGGTTACAATGATAGCCGGGAGGCAGAATAAAAGAAGGGCCATCTACTTGGATACGTGGGGCTCTCCCAAAGATCCAGGCATGACTGCAGCAAGGGCCTCGGGGTGGCGTATCATTATGCAGGAGCATATATCTGCAGCTGTCTTGGTGGAAAGGATGAGAGTGTCGGTGGATCAATCCGTGCCATACAGCTTCGTTCAAATGGTTAAGAGACAGCAACTATCATGAGTGCAGCCTCTTACAGATATTGATTTACTCAGTGTGCTAACATCAATGCTCATAGCTTCGCCTGACTCACGTCCGTTACATTCAGTGCTGCCTTTGCAGCCCATCGTCCTGTCACAAAAGCCTGAGCCAGCCCACCGCCATACCTCCAGTTTGAAAAGCCACCAGCGTCCATGCCACACGCGAAAAGCCCCGGAATGActctcccatcatcatccgtgACTCGAGATAAACTGTCAATCTTGAGCCCACCGTAAGTAAACGTAATGGATGGCTGGACCTCCAGCGCCCAGTATGGACCTTTCTCACTCCCTTCAAACGTCACATGAGGCTCGTGGTTACTGCCGATCGGGGCATCAAGAATCTCATCGCTGTTACCTCTTACCGCGCGGTTGTACTGACGGATTGTGTGTTGCAAAGCCTGTAGCGGAACGCCCCAGTTGGACACATGCTTTAGAAGCTCTTCAACTGTCTCGGCGCTGGCAACCCGTCCTCCAAAAGCCTTTGCCTTCTCGAGACGATCGATCTTTCCAGCATTAGGAAATACTTCTCCGAGTGCCCAACGCTTCCGGACTTCGTTGTTAAGTATCATGTATCCAACGCGACCTGGCTGATGAGCCAGCTCCTGATTGTTGACCTCGTCGCCATATGTTTCGTCGCAGAACCTCCGGCCGTCACGATTCACGAGGATGGAGTATCCGGACTGAAACTGGGCGAGGTGGATAAAGTGGGAAGGATCGACATCTCGTCTCTTCAGCGGTGACGGAAGTAAATGGCCGTAGAATGTCGAGAGACCGCGGCTggttccagctccagcttgtGTGCCCagcttgaagccatcaccagtaGAGTACGGGTTTGACCGGGTGAATATCGTATCCGCTCCTTGACCAATGTGCTGCTCAACCAGTTGTGGGCTACCTTGGAAGCCACCAGTAGCAATGATGACGGCTTTGGCTGAACACAGCACAAGTGTGCCATCATTCTTGCGTAGAACAGCTCCCGTGATTCGATTTCCAGTGGCTCCCGGAGGCTCTTGAGTAAGGCCAACAGCTGACGTTTCGCGTAGGATCCTTGAATTTGGGTTGGCTGTGATGATTGACTCGGCCTTGGCAAGCCATTGCGGAACGTTGATGGGAAAGCCAATGCCAATCGTCATGATGCCGTCGAATTGGTCGTGTGTCTGAACTCCATTATCCCGCATCCACTGAACAGCGTCTGGATACTCGGCGATGAACTTGTTCAAGAGCTCGGGGTCCGCAAACGGGATCGTTTCCTGGGCAATTTGGGTGTCTCTGGGCGCCCAGAACATGCCCGCCGACCTAGCCAACACGTCAGTGAACAAGCATAGAATAGGTTGGCCAACTTACAACTTCGAAGAACCACCAAGAACATGGCTCTTTTCGGCCAGGACACACCTAACCTGGGAAGATTCACTCAGGGAGATGGCTGCAGAGAGGCCAGACATGCCTCCACCAATGATGACCACATCAGTCTCGATTCGCTCCAGCGTGGGTGCCATGGTCCCTAGTAAGTGTATTGTGTTTGTCAACGGTCTACTCTCATTTCATCGCGAATTTATAGCAGACATTTCAGGCATCTGAGAACTACATCCGATAGTGACCTCGGTAATAACATCGGGAAGATCACCATCGGGGCCGACAGAGTCCGCCAATGACGGCGTCCCGTTTCAACATTGTACCGCGTCATGTTATGTTCCCCCATTTCAATGTTCTTGTAAGGAAACAGAAACAATTGTTTAAAAGGAAGGTTATCTCTAGAAGATAAGGTCGTACAAGGATTACCATAACATTCTTTTCCAACGTAATTGATCCCTTCATCCCATATCTAATCTCACGATGCCTCACCACCCACTTCCAAATCAGCTCGGCATTGCAACACTGTCGCTGGGCCACTGTACAAAGCACAAGCTCCGAGATCGCATCCGAGCAGCTGCAGAAGTTGGCTTCGACGTCATTGACCTCTTTGACGAGGACTGGGCGGCATACCTTTCAGAAAATGGCCTTGATTCGACTGATCCTTGGGAGGCTACTGAATCAAAGCTCCGTGTAGCGCAACAGCTGCGCGAGCTGATCGAATCACATGGCATGAAAATCGCCTGCACACAGCCACTGAGGGATATTGAAGGAAATCTGGACCCCAGAGACAGACAGGCAGCGATGCATCGGGCTACCGCCAGATTCCCATTCATGCGCGCTTTTGATACCGATCTTGTCTTCATATGCAGCAGTATGAGGCCAGATGACGGAAAAATAGCGACCGCCGACTTTCAGACTGTTGTGAGGGACTTGGCAGAGCTAGGGGACCTTGCCGCTGAGTTCTCCAGGAAGGATGGTGGAAAGCAGATACGTATCGGCTATGAACCACTTTCCTGGGCACGCAGGAATTCCTGGGCTTCCGCCTGGGAGGTTGTCCGTGCAGTGGACCGTGTAAACGTGGGAATCATCCTAGACACGTTCAACATTCTCGCCGTCGAGTTCGCAGATCCATACTCCACCGTTGGGGAGGGCAGCATGCTGTACGCTTCACGAGATCAAGCCCTTCGGGTCCTCGGTGAGTCgatggcatccatggcaGCGACTGTCAGACCAGAGAAACTTTTCTTTGTACAGGTCGCCGACGCCGAGAGGATGGCAGGTCGAGGCTTCAAACTGGCGGAAGATCAAAGCGTGCCCCGGTTATTACCGTGGTCACGCTCGCATCGACTGTTCCCCGAGGAACAGAGGCGGGGGGGATATTTGCCAGTTGAGATGGTGGTGTCTGCAATTTTAAAGATGGGATACACTGGGCCTTTATCCCTGGAGGTTTTCTCTCATTCACTGCACATTCCGGGGCGAGAGGTTCCCCTTCAACTGGCAACGCGAGGAATCACTGGGTTGAAGTCTCTTCTCGACAGGGCGACCCAGAAGTCAGGCGAGCACCATGATGATTCCAGGGCGAAGCTTTGAGCAACAAAGACTACCAACGACGTATTAAGCAGCGGTTTTAGTCAATATTGTTAATCGTCTCTGGAATCTCTATGCCCATGCCCCAGATGGAAGAATTTGATATTGACCCTTTGGGAATATATTTGTTGTTTCCTGAACGAAGGTTGAAACGACTTTTAAGCTCTAGCCTAGGTGTTTCAAGAGGCAGCCCGGAGCACAATACTCGGCCCAAGTTCAACTGTAGACACCACATGAACCAAACTGTCTGAGTGCACATGGCTAGAGGCATCCATTGATCTAAGCCACCCATATAGATATGAACGGTGTTGGTTACTTCGAGGCATCTGGGTACATGGGTTCCACGAGGAATCAAGAGACCACATACACTACCGAATTCCCCTCGAGAACAAAGTATATTTACTTTCATCACCACAATAACGTACACATCTAGCGAAGTCAAACACAGCTCAGCAGAGAGCCAATCGCTAATTAGTACTGTGGGGTTCTGGCGCGTCCTTATTGCGCTCGGCACAAGAATCGCGTGGTCTACAGCACGAGGTGTCACACGGGGGCACTAATTACCCAAATCATGAATGCCACGTTATCACCACGACGTCACTTATGCATCCAAGTACCAAGTATAACTACACTGCGAGCAATAATTCCGTATTATGAATTTGCATACTGCTCAACCACaagttaagaaaaaaaactgtCTCTTAACCCCCTAGACATGAGACTGTGTAGAGAATCAAGGAGGAACATCCCTTTACATGTGCTCGGCATTTACCATCGTGATTTTCCACAACAAACTTGACTGCCCTGTCACCTGGGAAAGAGATGGGTCTCGCGGGACGTATTATGGTCTGACATCCTCGCCATGTGACGGACCAATGGATTCGTGTGGTAGACGAGGCGGCTTGAACTCTAAGTGTAAACCTCGTGCTAGAGAGCAATCGCATGTCGGATGGAGGAACGGCGCTGAGGGCCTTCCAGGTTTCGGTTTTCTCGTTAAAACGCTCGGCGCACCCTTACCATGTGATTGCGTTTCCTGATGCTGTGACCATCCGATCTGGCCTTCTTTCCATCCCAAGCACACTTTCGAACCTGCAAAACCGCAGTCGTCACAATGTTCGGGCGTCGACGGAGACCCATTCTCGGcgccgccgtcgtcgtcggcgcaTCCAGGTCTGCCGCCAGGCACGAAGTAGAAAGGCAGGCAGCTATGAACACCCAGCGCGAGTTGGAGATACAGCGCGAGGTCGAGCTGCAGAGACGCAATGAGGAAGAACAGGAACGACGAATGCAGCGCGCCGTCGATGAAGCGATACAGAAGGCGGCCGTTGAAAACCCAGCTCCTCAGCCCAGCGCCGCTGCACttgcaccaccaccgccacagCAGTATTATAGCGCCCAATCGCCGATACCCGTTCAAACACAGGACATGGGGTTGACAATGCCAGGGCAACCCTACACACCTGGTATAAACGTATCGCCCGGCATCCAGCCGGAGCAACTCATGCCGTCTCCTCCACAGCCGCCGGCATACTCGCCACGATCTATATCACAAGatggaaggccaaggagtgCCCAAGGCATCAGTCCTACAGTGCCCGCTGCAGGGTTAACAACTAAATATTGCACTCAATGTGGCTTTGCTTGCCAAGTTGGGGATAGGTTCTGCCGTCAATGTGGTGCGAAGCAAGTTGGCCCAGAGGGCAAAGTTGAGTGACTGGCTGGTATTGACTAGCACTCCCTTTAGGACTACAGGTGAGTATCATATCATATGACTAAATCTGCTCCTACCACGGGCTATGTGACTCAGAAATGTCAGCAGGTCTTTAAGAGCACCTCGCAAGGAGAACCCCGTCACAGCACTCATACGACCCTACCCACAGAAGGATATAGCAGACCAACTCCAGTCACTCATGTAGTGAGAAATCAAGAACTTCGTTGCAGTAAACAATCCCCCGTTAAATGTGATAGTGGATTTGTCACTTTTTAATACTGTGGTATAGGAAGTGGAGAGGATAGGTTATTCATAGTAATTTCAGATCTTATTTAGCTGGGGATCACAAGTGCGATTTGTATTACGGACTAAATCCACATATTATGCTAAGCCCACCCCTCACCACGTTCTCCTCAAAGTTTTT
Protein-coding regions in this window:
- a CDS encoding FAD-binding-2 domain-containing protein, which gives rise to MAPTLERIETDVVIIGGGMSGLSAAISLSESSQVRCVLAEKSHVLGGSSKLSAGMFWAPRDTQIAQETIPFADPELLNKFIAEYPDAVQWMRDNGVQTHDQFDGIMTIGIGFPINVPQWLAKAESIITANPNSRILRETSAVGLTQEPPGATGNRITGAVLRKNDGTLVLCSAKAVIIATGGFQGSPQLVEQHIGQGADTIFTRSNPYSTGDGFKLGTQAGAGTSRGLSTFYGHLLPSPLKRRDVDPSHFIHLAQFQSGYSILVNRDGRRFCDETYGDEVNNQELAHQPGRVGYMILNNEVRKRWALGEVFPNAGKIDRLEKAKAFGGRVASAETVEELLKHVSNWGVPLQALQHTIRQYNRAVRGNSDEILDAPIGSNHEPHVTFEGSEKGPYWALEVQPSITFTYGGLKIDSLSRVTDDDGRVIPGLFACGMDAGGFSNWRYGGGLAQAFVTGRWAAKAALNVTDVSQAKL
- a CDS encoding AP-endonuc-2 domain-containing protein → MPHHPLPNQLGIATLSLGHCTKHKLRDRIRAAAEVGFDVIDLFDEDWAAYLSENGLDSTDPWEATESKLRVAQQLRELIESHGMKIACTQPLRDIEGNLDPRDRQAAMHRATARFPFMRAFDTDLVFICSSMRPDDGKIATADFQTVVRDLAELGDLAAEFSRKDGGKQIRIGYEPLSWARRNSWASAWEVVRAVDRVNVGIILDTFNILAVEFADPYSTVGEGSMLYASRDQALRVLGRRRREDGRSRLQTGGRSKRAPVITVVTLASTVPRGTEAGGIFAS